From a region of the Neisseria subflava genome:
- a CDS encoding HAMP domain-containing sensor histidine kinase — protein sequence MKLFQRIFATFCAVIVCAIFVASFSFWLVQNTLAENQFNQRRTIETTLMSSIISAFNSRGDSGAREILSEWKNNPVSNAVYVITGDDKKDILGRNIDSLSIERARIFAINNPESDLAHIEYDRFGEEYLFFIKGWDNHQAQRLPSPLFIPGLPLSPIWHEFIILSFIIIVGLLMAYILANNITKPIKILGGGMDRVANGELETRISQQVDDRDDELSHLAVQFDKMAEKLEKLVAKERHLLHHVSHEMRSPLARMQAIVGLIQSQPQKQEQYLKRLEGELVRMDTLVGELLTLSRLETSNIPLEKENLKLVPFLTNLIEDNQSIAHQNNQSVTLSIDPKIPENAVISANEGYLYRAFDNVIRNAINYSPEGSTIQTHIGQDGKNWIIDVTDNGPGVDEMQLPHIFTAFYRADSSAHKPGTGLGLALTQHIMEQHCGKIIAENVKPNGLRMRFILPKKKAGDKKEV from the coding sequence ATGAAACTGTTTCAACGCATCTTCGCCACATTTTGCGCAGTCATCGTCTGCGCAATCTTTGTGGCGAGTTTTTCATTTTGGTTGGTACAAAACACCCTCGCCGAAAACCAATTCAACCAACGCCGCACCATCGAAACCACATTAATGAGCAGCATCATCTCCGCGTTTAACTCGCGCGGAGACAGCGGTGCGCGTGAAATTCTTTCGGAATGGAAAAACAATCCGGTTTCCAATGCCGTTTATGTGATTACCGGCGATGATAAAAAAGATATTTTAGGCCGCAACATCGACAGCCTGTCCATCGAACGCGCCCGCATCTTTGCCATCAACAATCCCGAATCCGATTTAGCCCACATCGAATACGACCGTTTCGGCGAAGAATACCTCTTCTTCATTAAAGGCTGGGACAACCATCAAGCCCAACGCCTGCCCAGCCCGCTTTTCATTCCCGGCCTGCCGCTCTCGCCGATTTGGCACGAATTTATCATTCTGTCTTTCATCATCATCGTCGGCCTCTTGATGGCATATATCCTTGCCAACAACATCACCAAGCCCATTAAAATTCTTGGCGGCGGCATGGACAGGGTAGCCAATGGCGAACTCGAAACCCGCATTTCCCAGCAAGTTGACGACCGTGACGACGAATTGTCCCACCTTGCCGTGCAGTTCGACAAAATGGCCGAGAAACTGGAAAAACTTGTGGCCAAAGAGCGTCATTTGCTCCACCACGTTTCTCATGAAATGCGCTCACCACTGGCGCGTATGCAGGCGATTGTCGGCCTGATTCAATCTCAGCCGCAAAAACAAGAGCAATATCTCAAGCGCCTTGAAGGCGAATTGGTGCGCATGGATACTTTGGTCGGAGAATTGTTGACCCTCTCCCGCTTGGAAACTTCCAATATTCCTTTGGAAAAAGAAAACCTCAAACTCGTTCCTTTCCTGACCAACTTGATTGAGGACAACCAAAGCATTGCCCACCAAAACAATCAAAGCGTTACCCTGAGCATTGACCCTAAAATCCCTGAAAATGCCGTAATCAGTGCCAACGAAGGCTATCTATACCGCGCCTTCGACAACGTTATCCGCAACGCCATCAATTACAGTCCGGAAGGCAGCACCATTCAAACCCATATCGGACAAGACGGCAAAAACTGGATTATCGATGTTACCGACAACGGGCCTGGCGTAGATGAAATGCAGCTTCCACATATTTTCACTGCCTTTTATCGCGCCGACTCCAGCGCGCACAAGCCCGGTACAGGTTTAGGGCTTGCCTTGACGCAGCACATTATGGAACAGCACTGCGGTAAAATCATTGCTGAAAATGTCAAACCCAACGGCCTGAGGATGCGCTTCATCCTTCCCAAAAAGAAAGCCGGAGACAAAAAAGAAGTCTAA
- the hisC gene encoding histidinol-phosphate transaminase translates to MNRVADVIRDDIKVMTAYQVADLPEGFIKLDAMECPHHPFAGYESLLSEWADLAKQAPIHLYPHTAKSGIYEELREVFGIPDKAEIALGNGSDELIQFLTMLVAKLNARVLGIEPSFVMYRHNAALYGMEYVGVPLNPDFSLNLPAVLSAIEQHQPSLIFIAYPNNPTGVCFKREEVEAVIRAATGIVVVDEAYGAFHHDSFLPWAGEVENLVVMRTISKIGFAGLRMGYAAASPSIMGELAKILPPYNMNQLSLAAAKFSLKHHPIIQQNIDTLKNERSRVMNELLKLNRLEVFPSEANFITVRVPDANELFETLKQNRVLIKKLHGSHPLLDQCVRITIGSAAQNDAVLAVIKNLYSNL, encoded by the coding sequence ATGAATCGCGTTGCTGATGTTATCCGTGATGATATTAAAGTAATGACAGCCTATCAGGTTGCCGATTTGCCGGAAGGTTTTATTAAGTTGGACGCCATGGAGTGTCCGCATCATCCTTTCGCCGGGTATGAATCTTTATTGTCAGAATGGGCGGACTTGGCAAAGCAGGCACCGATTCATTTGTATCCCCATACTGCCAAGAGCGGTATTTATGAAGAATTGAGGGAAGTTTTCGGTATTCCCGATAAAGCGGAAATCGCGTTGGGTAACGGCTCCGATGAGCTTATCCAGTTTTTGACTATGCTGGTTGCCAAACTAAATGCGCGTGTATTGGGTATTGAGCCAAGTTTCGTTATGTATCGTCATAATGCCGCACTTTATGGCATGGAATATGTCGGCGTCCCCTTAAATCCGGATTTCTCTTTAAATCTTCCTGCTGTTTTGTCTGCGATTGAGCAACATCAGCCGTCATTAATTTTTATTGCCTATCCCAATAACCCTACCGGCGTATGTTTTAAACGAGAAGAAGTAGAGGCGGTCATTCGTGCGGCAACCGGCATTGTGGTTGTCGATGAGGCATATGGCGCGTTTCATCATGACAGTTTCCTTCCGTGGGCGGGAGAGGTTGAAAATCTGGTCGTAATGCGCACCATTAGTAAAATCGGCTTTGCCGGCTTGCGGATGGGGTATGCGGCGGCAAGTCCAAGCATTATGGGTGAGCTGGCCAAAATCCTTCCGCCTTACAATATGAATCAATTAAGCTTGGCGGCGGCGAAATTCTCATTGAAGCATCATCCAATCATTCAGCAAAACATTGATACATTAAAAAACGAGCGTTCGCGCGTGATGAATGAATTGTTGAAATTAAACCGTTTGGAAGTTTTTCCGAGCGAAGCCAACTTTATTACCGTTCGCGTACCTGATGCGAACGAACTGTTTGAAACATTGAAGCAAAACCGCGTACTGATTAAAAAACTGCATGGCAGCCATCCGCTTTTGGATCAGTGTGTTCGCATAACCATAGGCTCGGCAGCGCAAAATGATGCCGTCTTGGCTGTTATTAAAAACCTTTACTCCAATCTTTGA
- the misR gene encoding two-component system response regulator MisR encodes MSRVLLVDDDALLTELLTEYLTAEGLNVHSVPDGEAGVQEILTGQYDVVVLDSMMPKMNGLDVLKNVRTQSTVPIIMLTAKGDDIDRIIGLEMGADDYVPKPCTPRELLARINAILRRAQHSNEQNNAPNSISVSDVVLYPAKRQASIKDTPLELTSTEFNLLEVLMRHAGQVVSKETLSIEALDRKLAKFDRSIDVHISSIRHKLGDASLIQTVRGLGYLFVKN; translated from the coding sequence ATGAGTCGCGTATTACTCGTAGATGACGATGCCCTCTTGACCGAATTGCTGACCGAATACCTGACTGCCGAAGGCCTCAACGTTCATAGCGTTCCCGACGGCGAAGCCGGCGTTCAAGAAATTCTGACCGGACAATACGATGTCGTCGTATTAGACTCCATGATGCCTAAAATGAACGGTTTGGACGTACTGAAAAACGTACGTACCCAAAGCACCGTGCCCATCATCATGCTGACCGCGAAAGGCGACGACATCGACCGCATTATCGGTCTGGAAATGGGTGCGGACGATTACGTACCGAAACCATGCACACCGCGCGAACTCTTGGCGCGTATCAACGCCATCTTGCGCCGTGCGCAACACAGCAACGAACAAAACAACGCGCCTAACAGCATTTCTGTCAGCGACGTCGTTTTGTACCCAGCCAAACGCCAAGCCAGCATCAAAGACACTCCGCTTGAATTGACCAGCACCGAGTTCAATCTGCTCGAAGTTTTGATGCGCCACGCCGGACAAGTTGTCAGCAAAGAGACCCTGTCTATCGAAGCACTCGACCGCAAACTGGCTAAATTTGACCGCAGCATCGACGTACACATCTCCAGCATCCGCCACAAATTGGGCGATGCCTCCCTGATTCAAACTGTACGCGGCTTAGGCTACCTGTTTGTTAAAAACTAA
- the hisB gene encoding imidazoleglycerol-phosphate dehydratase HisB produces the protein MNKAQLHLTNFLLLVEEAGSLTKLARACGYENSASLSQLKRRLEQQAGDESARGIRPSLAAKLESGMHKRKGWLNRDHSKDQEKAAAVEAARLEKQTVEAVEAGVPTEGRFVTVTRNTCETQITVSLNLDGTGKYRLDTGVPFLEHMLAQVARHGLIDLDITCKGDLHIDDHHTVEDIGIVLGQALKQALGNKAGITRYGHAYVPLDEALSRVVIDLSGRPGLVYNIDFTRALIGRFDVDLFEEFFHGLVNHSMMTLHIDNLSGRNAHHQAETVFKAFGRALRMAVEYDPRMIGQTPSTKGTLSEESVQEEAEAASEE, from the coding sequence ATGAACAAAGCTCAACTGCATTTGACCAATTTTCTGTTACTGGTTGAAGAAGCCGGCTCATTGACCAAGCTTGCACGCGCATGCGGTTATGAAAACTCCGCCTCTTTGTCTCAGCTCAAACGCCGTTTGGAACAACAAGCAGGCGATGAGTCTGCACGCGGCATTCGTCCGAGCTTGGCTGCGAAGTTGGAATCCGGCATGCACAAACGCAAAGGCTGGCTGAACCGTGATCACAGCAAAGACCAAGAAAAAGCAGCAGCGGTTGAAGCCGCGCGTTTGGAAAAACAAACTGTCGAAGCAGTCGAAGCTGGTGTTCCAACCGAAGGCCGTTTTGTTACCGTTACCCGCAATACCTGCGAAACCCAAATCACCGTCAGCCTCAATCTTGACGGTACCGGCAAATATCGTCTGGATACCGGCGTTCCTTTCCTTGAACACATGCTTGCCCAAGTGGCGCGTCATGGTTTGATTGACTTGGATATTACCTGCAAAGGCGATTTGCACATTGACGACCATCACACGGTTGAAGACATCGGTATCGTATTGGGTCAGGCACTGAAACAAGCGCTTGGCAATAAAGCCGGCATTACCCGTTACGGTCATGCCTATGTTCCGTTGGATGAAGCGTTGAGCCGTGTGGTTATCGACCTTTCCGGCCGCCCTGGTTTGGTGTACAACATCGACTTTACCCGCGCCCTGATCGGCCGTTTTGATGTCGATTTGTTTGAAGAATTTTTCCATGGTCTTGTGAACCACAGCATGATGACCTTGCACATCGATAACTTGAGCGGCCGTAATGCGCACCATCAAGCCGAGACTGTTTTCAAAGCCTTCGGTCGCGCCCTGCGCATGGCAGTTGAATACGATCCGCGCATGATTGGTCAAACGCCTTCTACCAAAGGCACGCTGAGTGAAGAATCTGTTCAAGAAGAAGCAGAAGCCGCGTCTGAAGAATAA
- a CDS encoding PglL family O-oligosaccharyltransferase: MTYHTLSDGLTESSVKTFWPLWLSFLWICAIPFLSLYRVGPLPSFYLEAISLSGSLVLTLISAHKGLLNIRLPALSIGLFAMAAFWSLQARLMHSTYPGMSDITVWTFVILALGAWSVRGWVAAYGQERVVSIFAWSLLIGATIQAVIVWLQFKGWSNVEWLNGIIARSSGTVNGQLGQRNHLGHYLMWGILAASYLWTARKMSNAAGFLFVLALTATLGLVNSRTILGYIAALFLITPLWFWRTRFQHKRALCIFLLTAILAAAFQFGMGSLLDLFGNIKYETAVERAGTSGFEGSMRQIEWSKAWIAFQSAPWFGHGWNSFAQQTFLINAQQQYFPNNILGVLFTHSHNIVMQLLSEMGIAGTLLATLTLLAAVWRLSGRNQTPSSLFLLTAAAVSLCHSMLEYPLWYIYFLTVFSLILSLTPSYPKDVSDSLLSTRIRQWAGGIAALSILIGMANLSWEYQNLTQYSRVGKTDDPQTVQNKIDGLQQLSKESPMLAYYADLSLSKRADPTDAYIRPWAEEAALKALTYRPYSNAYQVGLYLYRQGKKEEGAQWMQSVQYYYPYMMYFYADKIRSHPVFAPLLPKLLSDCKDFINAPKHQTAKSCDKP; this comes from the coding sequence ATGACCTACCACACACTTTCAGACGGCCTGACTGAATCTTCAGTGAAAACCTTTTGGCCTTTATGGCTCAGTTTTCTTTGGATTTGTGCCATCCCTTTTCTTTCACTCTACCGAGTCGGCCCATTACCCAGCTTTTATCTGGAAGCCATTTCACTGAGCGGCTCATTGGTACTGACATTGATTAGCGCACACAAAGGCCTGTTGAATATCCGCCTTCCTGCACTCAGTATCGGCTTGTTTGCCATGGCCGCATTTTGGTCGCTCCAAGCGCGCCTCATGCATTCCACCTACCCCGGCATGAGCGATATTACTGTCTGGACCTTTGTCATTTTGGCACTGGGCGCATGGTCGGTGCGGGGCTGGGTAGCAGCTTACGGACAGGAGCGCGTCGTCAGTATCTTTGCTTGGTCTTTATTGATAGGTGCAACCATACAGGCCGTCATCGTCTGGTTGCAATTTAAAGGCTGGTCCAACGTAGAGTGGTTGAACGGCATCATCGCCAGAAGCAGCGGTACCGTAAACGGCCAACTCGGTCAGCGCAATCATTTGGGACATTATTTAATGTGGGGCATTTTGGCAGCTTCCTATTTATGGACGGCGCGCAAAATGTCTAATGCAGCAGGTTTTCTGTTTGTATTGGCTTTGACTGCGACCCTCGGCCTTGTCAACTCGCGCACCATCTTAGGCTACATTGCCGCCCTATTCCTGATTACGCCGTTATGGTTTTGGCGTACCCGTTTCCAACACAAACGCGCACTGTGCATTTTCCTTCTGACCGCCATCCTGGCCGCCGCTTTCCAATTCGGTATGGGCAGCCTGTTGGATTTGTTTGGCAACATCAAATACGAAACCGCTGTCGAACGCGCAGGCACCAGCGGTTTTGAAGGCTCCATGCGCCAAATCGAATGGAGCAAGGCATGGATTGCTTTTCAATCCGCACCTTGGTTCGGCCATGGCTGGAACAGCTTTGCCCAGCAAACCTTCCTGATCAATGCCCAACAACAATACTTCCCCAACAATATCCTCGGCGTACTGTTTACCCATTCGCACAATATCGTCATGCAGTTATTATCCGAAATGGGCATTGCCGGCACCTTGCTTGCAACCTTAACCCTGCTTGCAGCCGTATGGCGACTATCGGGTCGCAACCAAACGCCGTCTTCCTTGTTTTTGCTGACTGCCGCCGCCGTCAGCCTCTGCCACAGCATGCTTGAATATCCACTTTGGTATATCTACTTCCTCACCGTATTTAGCCTGATTCTGTCGTTGACACCCTCTTATCCGAAAGATGTTTCAGACAGCCTTTTATCTACCCGAATCAGGCAGTGGGCAGGCGGTATAGCCGCTTTATCGATATTAATCGGCATGGCAAACCTCAGCTGGGAATATCAAAATCTGACCCAATATAGCCGTGTAGGGAAAACCGATGATCCGCAAACAGTTCAAAACAAAATCGACGGTTTACAGCAGCTCTCCAAAGAAAGCCCCATGCTTGCCTATTACGCCGATTTAAGTTTGAGCAAACGTGCAGACCCGACCGATGCCTACATCCGCCCGTGGGCAGAAGAAGCCGCACTCAAAGCCCTGACCTACCGCCCCTACTCCAACGCCTATCAAGTCGGCCTCTACCTCTACCGACAAGGCAAAAAAGAAGAAGGTGCGCAATGGATGCAGTCAGTACAATATTATTACCCGTATATGATGTATTTCTACGCCGACAAAATACGCAGCCATCCGGTATTCGCCCCTCTATTGCCCAAACTTTTGTCCGATTGCAAAGATTTCATCAATGCACCGAAACACCAAACTGCCAAATCATGCGACAAACCCTGA
- a CDS encoding DUF2069 domain-containing protein has translation MNNTRSPLPYLATSISLILLILLSLSWELWIAPLREGGSWLALKALPLCLPLTGILKKRIYTYQYSSMLILIYFAEACMRLADTALASRICAAVSVLLCIAFFLGCLAFIKQQKHTSK, from the coding sequence GTGAACAATACACGCTCCCCATTACCTTATCTTGCAACTTCCATAAGCCTTATCCTGCTGATCCTGCTTTCCTTATCATGGGAATTATGGATCGCGCCATTGCGCGAAGGCGGCTCATGGTTGGCACTGAAAGCCCTGCCTTTGTGCTTGCCGTTGACCGGCATTTTGAAAAAACGCATCTACACTTACCAATACAGCTCCATGCTGATTCTGATTTACTTTGCCGAAGCCTGTATGCGCCTGGCAGACACGGCTCTCGCCAGCCGGATTTGCGCCGCCGTTTCCGTATTATTGTGCATTGCCTTTTTCCTCGGCTGCCTTGCATTTATCAAACAACAAAAACACACATCAAAATGA